In one Alnus glutinosa chromosome 14, dhAlnGlut1.1, whole genome shotgun sequence genomic region, the following are encoded:
- the LOC133858107 gene encoding uncharacterized protein LOC133858107: MQRTQDQRLRSAKPTTIHGYAQFGDLLGFQRLLRGNPSLLNERNPVMAQTPLHVSAGYNSAEIVKFLLDWQGPDKVELEAKNMYGETPLHMAAKNGCSDAARLLLAHGAFVEANANNGMTPLHLAVWYSLRAEDCSTVKTLLEYNADCSAKDNEGMTPLNHLSQGPGSEKLRELLHWHLEEQRKRRAIEACSETKAKMNELENEISKVVGLHELKTQLRKWAKGMLLDERRRALGLKVGTRRPPHMAFLGNPGTGKTMVARILGRLLHMVGILPTDKVTEVQRTDLVGEFVGHTGPKTRRKIKDAEGGILFVDEAYRLIPMQKADDKDYGLEALEEIMSVMDSGKVVVIFAGYSEPMKRVIASNEGFCRRVTKFFYFNDFSSEELAKILHIKMNNQVEDSLLYGFKLHPSCTEEAVAAMIQRETTEKLRKEMNGGLVDPMLVNAREYLDLRLSFDCIDTDELRTITLEDLEAGLRLFSQ; the protein is encoded by the exons ATGCAGAGGACACAGGATCAGCGGTTGAGATCTGCCAAGCCAACCACCATTCATGGCTACGCCCAGTTCGGGGACCTTCTTGGGTTTCAGAGGCTACTCCGAGGGAACCCGTCGCTTCTCAACGAAAGAAACCCCGTC ATGGCACAGACGCCTCTTCATGTTTCTGCTGGTTACAACAGTGCTGAGATAGTTAAATTTCTTCTTGATTGGCAAGGGCCAGATAAGGTTGAGTTGGAAGCCAAGAACATG TATGGAGAAACTCCATTGCACATGGCAGCAAAGAATGGGTGCAGTGATGCTGCAAGATTGCTTCTTGCTCATGGTGCTTTTGTTGAAGCAAATGCAAAT AATGGAATGACGCCATTACATCTTGCTGTTTGGTACTCACTTCGAGCTGAAGACTGCTCAACTGTCAAGACATTGCTCGAGTACAATGCTGATTGCAGTGCTAAGGATAAT GAGGGCATGACTCCTCTAAATCATCTTTCACAAGGCCCAGGAAGTGAAAAGTTGCGGGAACTATTGCACTGGCATCTTGAAGAGCAGCGAAAGAGAAGAGCAATTGAAGCGTGCAGCGAAACTAAAGCCAAGATGAATGAACTTGAAAATGAAATATCAAAAGTAGTAGGTTTGCATGAGCTGAAGACACAACTACGAAAGTGGGCAAAGGGAATGCTTTTGGATGAGAGGCGTAGGGCTCTTGGGCTGAAAGTTGGCACCAGAAGACCCCCACATATGGCGTTCCTTGGCAATCCCGGAACAG GTAAGACTATGGTAGCTCGAATCCTTGGAAGATTACTCCATATGGTGGGAATTTTACCGACTGACAAGGTAACAGAAGTACAGCGGACTGATTTGGTTGGAGAGTTTGTTGGTCATACTGGGCCGAAAACTAGGAGGAAG ATTAAAGATGCAGAAGGAGGAATTCTTTTTGTGGATGAAGCATATCGACTGATACCTATGCAGAAGGCTGACGATAAGGACTATGGATTGGAGGCCTTAGAAGAGATTATGTCCGTCATGGACAGTGGAAAAGTTGTGGTCATATTTGCTGGGTACAGTGAACCAATGAAGCGTGTGATTGCTTCTAACGAAGGCTTCTGCAGACGGGTGAccaagtttttctattttaatgaCTTCAGTTCAGAAGAACTAGCCAAGATTCTCCATATCAAGATGAATAATCAAGTAGAGGATAGCTTGTTGTATGGATTTAAGTTACACCCTTCTTGCACTGAAGAAGCTGTGGCAGCAATGATACAGAGAGAAACAACAGAAAAGCTGCGTAAGGAGATGAATGGTGGTTTAGTGGATCCAATGCTAGTTAATGCTAGAGAGTATTTGGACCTTAGGCTCAGTTTTGACTGTATAGACACAGATGAACTTCGTACTATTACCCTTGAGGATTTAGAAGCAGGTCTACGGCTGTTTTCACAATGA
- the LOC133858157 gene encoding uncharacterized protein LOC133858157, producing the protein MVSSSLFILSSTSSFPSNSNTDLSSSSSSIRPRVRPFYSFQRSHSFPKPLSFAIPRASLNQPVEDGSVEQFLQNNSIADFMRFKRGVDGGCAELQTAVVRYRKRFPWSLLRPFLQVDLVSTIHIADKEYFATLQKELEPYDCVLYEMVASRESLENRRNLTATKRLKGSHSRGFNIIGCIQRQMARVLMLDFQLDCLDYQAENWYHADLDYETFKLLQVEKGESFFTFARDMTLRSTKAMVQSASIPEDLDPWRSKLLWASRVLPMPLVGLLIIGTVCDAGTSEYPELEALSRLDLGAAMKVFLAKRLATEFTQVTADVEESSVIIGERNRAAVEALRRAIDEGHNRIAILYGGGHMPDLGRRLREEFELFPSRAQWVTAWSIRNRILNSNSLPFLKTMAKALGWPLNRYQTLALLIFSSVLALDLWFWELFFGTAVDWVSQAVSEVSQYF; encoded by the exons ATGGTCTCAAGCTCTTTGTTTATACTCTCATCCACATCTTCATTTCCATCCAATTCCAACACTGATTTGTCTTCCAGTTCCTCTTCCATCAGACCCAGAGTCAGACCTTTCTACTCCTTCCAACGCAGCCATAGTTTCCCCAAACCCCTCAGCTTCGCAATCCCCAGAGCTTCTCTGAACCAGCCCGTCGAAGATGGCTCGGTGGAGCAGTTTTTGCAGAACAATTCCATTGCAGACTTCATGAGGTTCAAGAGGGGTGTTGATGGGGGCTGTGCGGAGTTGCAGACTGCTGTGGTCCGATACAGGAAGAGGTTTCCTTGGTCTCTTTTACGGCCTTTTCTTCAG GTTGATTTGGTTTCGACGATTCACATTGCGGATAAAGA GTACTTTGCAACCCTTCAAAAGGAACTTGAACCATATGACTGTGTCCTCTATGAAATGGTCGCTAGCAGAGAGAGtttagaaaatagaagaaacctGACTGCTACAAAAAGGCTTAAAGGTTCACACTCACGAGGTTTTAACATCATTGGATGTATCCAGCGACAAATGGCTCGAGTTCTTATGCTTGATTTCCAATTAGACTGTCTTGATTACCAAGCTGAGAATTGGTACCATGCAGATCTTGACTATGAGACCTTCAAATTACTTCAG GTTGAAAAAGGTGAAAGCTTTTTCACTTTTGCAAGAGACATGACTCTTAGATCAACAAAAGCTATGGTGCAGAGTGCTTCAATTCCAGAAGACCTTGATCCTTGGAGATCCAAGCTGCTATGGGCTTCACGGGTGCTTCCTATGCCACTTGTCGGCCTGCTCATCATTGGAACCGTTTGTGATGCAGGAACATCAGAATATCCAGAACTAGAAGCCTTGTCTAGGCTTGATCTTGGTGCTGCAATGAAGGTCTTCCTGGCAAAGCGACTAGCAACTGA gttcACACAGGTGACAGCAGATGTAGAGGAGAGTTCCGTTATCATTGGTGAAAGGAATAGAGCTGCGGTGGAGGCACTTAGAAGAGCAATTGATGAGGGCCATAATAGGATTGCCATACTATATGGGGGTGGCCACATGCCGGACTTGGGCAGAAGGTTAAGAGAGGAGTTTGAGCTATTCCCTTCCCGTGCGCAGTGGGTAACAGCTTGGTCGATAAGGAACCGGATTCTAAACAGCAATTCCCTTCCATTTCTGAAGACAATGGCCAAAGCGTTGGGTTGGCCATTGAACCGCTACCAGACGTTGGCACTGCTCATCTTTTCCTCCGTGCTGGCATTGGATCTTTGGTTTTGGGAGCTCTTTTTTGGCACTGCAGTTGACTGGGTCTCGCAAGCTGTATCTGAAGTTTCTCAATATTTTTAG
- the LOC133858021 gene encoding F-box protein CPR1-like — protein sequence MPPPSMSTLPPEFIAEILTELPVKSLVRFLCVSKLWYAMINNPDFIKKHLKRSIEANRERTLIVQDCERLSNQDPCFKKFEDNNRRPPYFYSVRFHDDGRFDRAVRLYQPLRHRRAKATILYYCNGLVCLYNLETEIVIWNPLIRKYKKLPFEPIDIPSGFKKEVSHSIWNSPAMWSEFAFGHDPVNDDYKVVRVSELISWCDREFEVKIYSLRAHSWRRVKHKWPKKESSIASKPAFLNGAVHWLAATHSRRSLEMLVALDLATEKFRMYKTPFKLGHGVSKLELEVLGGALCVCVHRYMEESDSVWVMKEYGLASSWTLLCTITQEAVIYCKPLVFSKNGEKVLIEQDFDKLFWYDVEEETASKVEILGMPDNFRTATCVGSLVLLNGDNVIDVDLEEGDSEDLGWWNYW from the exons ATGCCCCCGCCGTCGATGTCGACTCTCCCGCCTGAGTTCATCGCGGAGATACTTACCGAATTACCCGTCAAGAGTCTCGTGCGTTTTCTGTGCGTTTCGAAGTTATGGTACGCCATGATCAACAACCCAGATTTCATAAAGAAGCATCTCAAGCGCTCCATCGAGGCCAACAGGGAACGCACGCTCATTGTCCAGGACTGCGAGCGCCTTTCGAATCAGGATCCctgctttaaaaaatttgaggacAACAATCGTCGGCCACCGTATTTCTACTCCGTACGCTTTCACGACGATGGTCGGTTCGATAGAGCCGTGCGACTCTACCAACCACTGCGCCATAGAAGAGCAAAAGCCACAATCTTGTACTATTGCAATGGCCTGGTTTGCCTCTACAACTTGGAGACTGAGATTGTGATTTGGAACCCATTAATAAGAAAGTATAAGAAATTACCTTTCGAGCCGATCGATATCCCTTCAGGTTTCAAGAAGGAAGTCTCTCATTCTATCTGGAACTCTCCCGCTATGTGGTCGGAATTTGCATTTGGGCACGATCCGGTTAACGACGACTACAAAGTGGTGAGGGTCTCGGAATTGATTAGTTGGTGTGATCGGGAATTTGAAGTCAAGATTTATAGTCTGAGAGCGCATTCTTGGAGGAGGGTCAAACATAAATGGCCTAAAAAGGAATCATCGATTGCTTCCAAGCCAGCTTTCTTGAACGGTGCCGTGCATTGGTTGGCTGCTACTCATTCGCGCAGGTCTCTGGAGATGCTTGTTGCTTTGGATCTCGCCACCGAAAAATTCCGGATGTATAAGACACCGTTTAAGCTGGGCCATGGTGTTTCAAAGCTCGAGTTGGAGGTCTTGGGGGGAGCTCTGTGTGTTTGCGTGCATAGATATATGGAGGAGTCTGACAGTGTTTGGGTGATGAAGGAGTATGGTTTGGCGAGCTCCTGGACTCTGCTTTGTACTATTACGCAGGAGGCAGTTATCTACTGTAAGCCTCTAGTGTTCTCGAAGAATGGCGAGAAGGTTCTGATAGAGCAGGACTTCGACAAACTCTTTTGGTATGACGTAGAAGAGGAGACGGCCAGCAAGGTTGAGATTCTGGGTATGCCGGATAATTTCCGGACGGCGACTTGTGTGGGAAGCCTTGTTCTGCTCAATGGTGATAATGTGATTGATGTCGACTTAGAGGAAGGGGACTCAGAGGATTTG GGATGGTGGAATTATTGGTAG
- the LOC133858060 gene encoding F-box protein CPR1-like: MPPPSMSTLPLEFIVEILTELPVKSLVRFLCVSKSWYAVINKPDFIKKHLKRSTKTNRERTLIVQDCERLRNADPLFLKFEDEKRRPPDYYSVRFHDDGRFDRAVRIYQPLRHRRAKGTIVNACNGLVCLYNLESEIAIWNPLIRKYRKLPFDPIRIPSGFEKQGSYSAWNSPAMWSELAFGHDPFIDDYKVVKVSELCKGREQVFEVKVYSLRAHSWRRVNDKWPKKGSAIASKPAFLNGALHWLAASKSRRSLEMLVALDLATEKFRMCKTPFKNSSGLSEPELEVLGGYLCVCTNEFLESDSINVWVMKKYGVESSWTLLYTILREAVPWSFHYCKPLVFSKNGEKILMQQDHFDNLFWYDVKEGTGRKAEILGMPEMFRTATCVGSLVLLDGDSVMDVELEEGEPEYEAW, encoded by the exons ATGCCCCCTCCGTCGATGTCGACTCTCCCGCTTGAGTTTATCGTGGAAATACTTACAGAATTACCCGTCAAGAGTCTCGTGCGTTTTCTTTGTGTTTCGAAGTCATGGTACGCCGTCATCAACAAACCGGATTTCATAAAGAAGCATCTCAAGCGCTCCACCAAGACCAACAGGGAACGCACGCTCATTGTCCAGGACTGCGAGCGCCTTCGGAATGCGGATCCATTATTTCTAAAATTTGAGGACGAGAAACGTCGGCCACCGGATTACTACTCCGTACGCTTTCACGACGATGGTCGGTTCGATAGAGCCGTGCGAATCTACCAGCCACTGCGCCACAGAAGAGCAAAAGGCACAATCGTGAACGCTTGCAACGGCCTGGTTTGCCTCTACAACTTGGAGAGTGAGATTGCGATTTGGAACCCATTAATAAGAAAGTATAGGAAATTACCTTTTGATCCGATCCGTATCCCTTCAGGTTTCGAGAAACAAGGCTCTTATTCTGCCTGGAACTCTCCCGCTATGTGGTCTGAATTAGCATTTGGGCACGATCCGTTTATCGACGACTACAAGGTGGTGAAGGTCTCGGAATTGTGTAAAGGGCGTGAGCAGGTTTTTGAAGTCAAGGTATATAGTCTGAGAGCGCATTCTTGGAGGAGGGTCAACGATAAATGGCCTAAAAAGGGTTCAGCGATTGCTTCCAAGCCTGCTTTCTTGAACGGCGCTCTGCATTGGTTGGCTGCTTCTAAATCGCGCAGGTCTCTGGAGATGCTTGTTGCTTTGGATCTTGCCACCGAAAAATTCCGGATGTGTAAGACACCGTTTAAGAATTCTAGTGGTTTATCGGAGCCCGAGTTGGAGGTATTGGGAGGTTATCTCTGTGTTTGCACGAACGAATTTCTGGAGTCTGACAGTATCAATGTTTGGGTGATGAAGAAGTATGGGGTGGAGAGCTCCTGGACTCTGCTCTATACTATTTTGCGGGAGGCGGTTCCTTGGTCGTTTCATTACTGTAAGCCTTTAGTGTTTTCCAAGAATGGTGAGAAGATTCTGATGCAGCAGGATCACTTTGACAATCTCTTTTGGTATGACGTAAAAGAGGGGACAGGCAGGAAGGCTGAGATTCTGGGTATGCCGGAAATGTTCCGGACCGCGACTTGTGTTGGAAGCCTTGTTCTGCTCGATGGTGATAGTGTGATGGATGTCGAGTTAGAAGAAGGGGAACCGGAGTATGAG GCATGGTAA
- the LOC133856893 gene encoding blue copper protein 1b-like — MAFTQFFVLAIVAILVPSILAVEFMVGDDQGWTTNYDYQAWAKGKEFHVGDKLVFKYPEGAHSVIKVNGTSFQQCATSAGNGILTSGNDVIPLETLGNKWYICGVAKHCEVGNQKLSITVSEGSSSAARKSIAPMYYGWITAIFGILAMVMV; from the exons ATGGCCTTTACCCAATTCTTCGTGCTTGCCATCGTAGCAATTCTTGTCCCTTCAATTTTGGCCGTGGAGTTCATGGTTGGTGATGACCAGGGTTGGACCACCAACTATGATTACCAAGCTTGGGCCAAAGGAAAGGAGTTCCATGTCGGTGACAAACTTG TTTTTAAGTACCCAGAGGGAGCACACAGTGTTATTAAAGTTAATGGCACTAGCTTCCAACAATGTGCGACATCGGCGGGCAACGGGATCCTGACTAGTGGAAACGATGTGATTCCCTTAGAAACTCTAGGAAATAAATGGTACATTTGTGGTGTTGCCAAACATTGTGAGGTTGGAAACCAAAAGCTTTCCATAACAGTGTCTGAAGGCAGTTCGTCAGCCGCAAGGAAAAGCATTGCACCTATGTATTATGGGTGGATAACGGCTATTTTTGGCATCCTTGCGATGGTGATGGTCTAG